From Paenibacillus antri:
ACGTCGCTGAGCGTCGCGCCGATCCGGCTCGTCATGGCGGCCGGTCTGACGGTGTTCGCGGCGGGCATGCTGGCCGGCGCGTACGCGCTTTACTCGCACGGCCGAGGCGCCGCGGTGCCCGGCTGGACGTCCATGATGCTGACGGCTTGGCTGCTCGGCGGCATCCAATTGATCAGCCTCGGTATCGTCGGGGAGTATGTGGGGAAGGTGTACAAGGAGACGAAACGGAGGCCGCCGTATTTCATAGAAGCGACTGCCGGCGCTTCCCAGGCAGAGTTTCATCGGCAGCGCTTGGGCGCTTCGGCGGTTCACGCGGAGGAGCGCGCCTCCGCCGAAGCGCTGCAATAAAGATCGAAAAAACAATAGAACCCTCGCCTTCGTTGGGCTACAATGGAAGCAGACGACTTGGGACGGCGAGGTGGAACGCATGTTTTACGCGATACGAATCGACAAGAAGGTGGTATGGGGCCTATTCGGCGTTTATACTGCCTTTTTGCTATATATGATGCTTCTTGGATTCGGACGAACGCTGCCCGGAGGCCAGGATCTCGAGTACCGATGGAACCTCGTCCCGTTCGATACGATTCATCGGTACGTGTTTCACTCGAACGCGTTCAACACCGGGACGTGGGCGATCAATCTGTTCGGCAACGTCGGCGTCTTCATTCCTTACGGGCTGCTACTGCCTGCGCTGTTGAAGCGATGCCGGTCGCTGCTCGGCATGCTCGCGGCGTTCTTGTCCGGTCTGTTCGTGGCCGAGCTGCTTCAGCTCGTGTTTCGCGTCGGCAGCTTCGATGTGGACGACTTCATCTTGAACAGCTTGGGGGCTTGCTGCGGGTACGCCGCGTATGCGATGTGGCGCCGCAGCCGAAACCGGTGATCCCGGTTGAATACGACCCGAAGAGGGGGGAGCTCCGTGAGTAAGACGATGCGCCCCGCAATCGCCGCGTTCGGCGAGCAAGCGGTGATCGTTTCGTTCGGGGAGACGTTCGAGCCGGAGACGCATCGACAGGTCGTCCGGCTGTCGCGCGAGCTCGAGACGGCGCCGTTC
This genomic window contains:
- a CDS encoding VanZ family protein, coding for MFYAIRIDKKVVWGLFGVYTAFLLYMMLLGFGRTLPGGQDLEYRWNLVPFDTIHRYVFHSNAFNTGTWAINLFGNVGVFIPYGLLLPALLKRCRSLLGMLAAFLSGLFVAELLQLVFRVGSFDVDDFILNSLGACCGYAAYAMWRRSRNR